A region of Candidatus Poribacteria bacterium DNA encodes the following proteins:
- a CDS encoding sigma-54-dependent Fis family transcriptional regulator, with the protein METILIVDDEKNTLKMLSQGLKMRGYQALTAASGEEALQQCIRSDVDLVLLDICMENGMDGVQTLVKLRERYPELNVVMMSAQQDIEIAVKTMELGAKRYITKPISIDKILSSVQPFLDISRLSQENEILKSQITPADEMVGESAVISHLRSQIQRVAESKLGVLISGENGTGKQLVANAIHRQSRRAAKTFIPLNCAALPDELIESELFGHERGAFTGADSRRQGRFELAHGGTIFLDEIGDMSLKAQAKVLRVIETGEVERLGGNQIRTVDVRIIAATNKHLPEEIEKGRFRRDLFYRLNVVPINVPPLRVRTEDIPLLVKYFAERLQLNIASTPKVIDPAAYAVFQSYNWPGNIRELKNIVERLLIMVNRDVVMAPDVAEALALIPQSTSPHPSPSAALDQIALHSSLGIPLYKPGMALSKMVDTAEAQCILAALENNKWNIRRTAEALKVERSNLYKKMNRYGISRPSSAS; encoded by the coding sequence ATGGAAACGATTCTGATTGTAGATGACGAAAAAAATACGCTTAAGATGTTGTCCCAAGGACTCAAGATGCGTGGGTATCAGGCACTTACAGCTGCGAGTGGTGAAGAAGCATTGCAACAGTGCATCCGGTCGGATGTGGATCTTGTATTGTTAGATATCTGTATGGAAAATGGGATGGATGGTGTTCAGACACTTGTCAAACTTCGTGAACGTTACCCGGAATTAAATGTGGTGATGATGTCTGCGCAACAAGATATTGAAATTGCCGTTAAAACAATGGAACTCGGTGCGAAGCGGTATATTACAAAGCCGATCAGTATTGATAAAATTCTCTCCAGTGTCCAGCCGTTTTTAGACATATCCCGTTTATCACAAGAAAATGAGATTCTGAAATCACAAATTACGCCCGCCGACGAAATGGTAGGTGAGAGTGCAGTTATTTCGCATCTCCGCTCGCAGATTCAGCGGGTCGCGGAAAGTAAACTCGGTGTCTTAATCTCTGGTGAGAACGGCACGGGTAAGCAACTTGTCGCGAATGCGATCCATCGACAGAGCAGACGTGCCGCGAAAACCTTTATCCCGCTCAACTGCGCCGCTTTACCCGATGAACTCATTGAGAGTGAACTCTTTGGACATGAACGGGGTGCGTTCACTGGTGCTGACTCACGAAGACAAGGACGCTTTGAACTTGCTCACGGTGGCACCATCTTTCTCGATGAAATTGGCGATATGAGTTTAAAGGCGCAAGCAAAGGTCCTTCGCGTCATTGAAACCGGCGAAGTCGAACGTCTCGGAGGAAATCAGATTCGGACGGTAGATGTTCGCATTATCGCGGCGACGAACAAACACCTCCCTGAAGAAATTGAAAAGGGGCGGTTTCGGCGCGATCTTTTCTATCGACTGAATGTCGTGCCTATTAACGTTCCACCGCTTCGAGTACGGACAGAGGATATTCCGCTGTTAGTGAAATATTTTGCCGAGCGTTTACAACTCAATATTGCATCCACCCCGAAAGTCATTGATCCAGCAGCTTATGCTGTGTTTCAAAGTTACAATTGGCCAGGGAACATCCGGGAGTTAAAAAACATCGTTGAACGCCTCCTGATTATGGTAAATCGAGATGTTGTCATGGCACCCGATGTCGCCGAGGCTTTGGCATTGATCCCGCAATCTACTTCCCCGCATCCATCGCCAAGTGCGGCGCTGGATCAAATTGCCTTACACTCTTCTCTTGGGATACCGCTCTACAAACCTGGAATGGCGCTGAGTAAGATGGTGGATACTGCCGAGGCTCAATGTATCCTTGCCGCTTTGGAAAATAATAAATGGAACATCCGACGGACCGCAGAAGCATTAAAGGTAGAGCGGAGTAACTTGTACAAAAAAATGAACCGGTATGGCATTTCTCGGCCAAGTTCTGCGAGTTAA
- a CDS encoding HAMP domain-containing protein, protein MRNKLSALRFHDKIFIAYGLVFLVMFGVVFGSTSFLIRLAFKREIDSYVGRVQAQISNNYQKLLNKVQKEVHATANDARLHRVIESESRFPYLPAPEFDLLEYGTADGRLLYPDTKIGQRTRTYNSLDDDEGHIRLRSIPLQSDLGLQYMVQGTEAGEWGFVTGGYLLQTWLETTQTTIQSDEHPIFLVGRSQMSDATSFDTEPKATAAEDWLPLNFAAQTAHGRGWFKSLPSWLPERKIFLQGTEETSGRAFTAFRITPFNSPFATTREKPAVGLIVAYSHERQVRWQRQLTITLLLSGIGGLALVYLISYIISRRMTRPIAVLREGVSHIAAGDLDHRVKIQSRNEVGQLAEGFNQMARDLKQSMEERIAAERAATWRDAARQVAHEVKNPLFPIRLSVENLQQAKSNPEVFEQIFSECTDTVIEEVDRIGKLIDEFHQFARMPKPQRKWSQLNDIVRTVLTLYTGRHIPDLEQENEVAPMSSEQVDSVLQDSTEKFWLENISKIKVRTELDPLPLLLVDPEQITQALGNLLKNAIEAMPEGGLLQVKTHFTPNGSPSEHVVTEENDNNRYTPSRGQRENLAATEDDSNRHAPKVINGTVSLEIQDTGSGMSEETRANLFVPYYTTKSEANGRGLGVPIVRRIVTEHGADIDFQSTEGEGTTVRIHFQTHQGTRSEEFTSATEELIPQL, encoded by the coding sequence ATGAGGAATAAACTCTCTGCTTTACGATTCCATGATAAAATATTTATCGCCTATGGTTTGGTCTTCCTTGTCATGTTTGGCGTTGTCTTTGGGAGTACCAGTTTCCTGATTCGGCTTGCTTTTAAGAGGGAAATTGACTCTTATGTTGGGAGAGTTCAAGCTCAAATTTCAAACAATTATCAAAAGTTGCTCAACAAAGTTCAAAAAGAAGTCCACGCCACAGCGAATGATGCAAGACTGCACCGCGTCATAGAAAGCGAATCGCGCTTCCCTTATCTACCGGCACCCGAGTTTGATCTCTTGGAGTATGGGACCGCGGATGGCAGATTGCTATATCCGGACACGAAGATAGGACAAAGGACGCGAACGTATAATTCGTTGGACGACGATGAGGGGCATATACGGCTCAGAAGTATTCCGCTACAGAGTGATCTGGGGTTGCAGTATATGGTTCAGGGAACGGAAGCCGGCGAGTGGGGGTTCGTAACAGGAGGCTACCTCTTGCAGACGTGGCTGGAGACGACCCAAACCACTATCCAATCAGATGAGCATCCCATCTTCCTTGTAGGAAGGTCCCAAATGTCGGACGCAACATCCTTTGACACCGAACCGAAAGCGACAGCGGCAGAAGATTGGCTCCCGCTAAATTTCGCAGCTCAGACGGCGCACGGGAGAGGATGGTTTAAATCACTGCCGAGTTGGCTCCCAGAGCGAAAAATCTTTTTACAGGGAACAGAAGAGACCAGTGGACGCGCTTTTACTGCTTTTCGGATAACACCTTTCAACTCACCCTTCGCGACCACGCGCGAGAAACCCGCTGTTGGCTTAATCGTTGCATATTCGCATGAACGTCAAGTGAGATGGCAGCGGCAACTTACGATTACACTGCTTTTGAGTGGCATCGGTGGACTCGCGTTGGTTTATCTCATCAGTTATATCATTAGCCGGCGGATGACGCGTCCTATCGCGGTGCTACGTGAGGGGGTTAGCCATATCGCGGCGGGGGATCTTGATCATCGCGTTAAAATCCAATCGCGTAACGAGGTGGGACAGCTGGCTGAAGGGTTCAATCAAATGGCACGGGACCTGAAGCAAAGCATGGAGGAGCGTATAGCGGCAGAGCGTGCCGCGACTTGGAGAGATGCCGCTCGGCAAGTGGCACACGAAGTTAAAAACCCGCTCTTTCCGATTCGGCTCTCTGTTGAAAATCTGCAGCAGGCGAAATCCAATCCTGAGGTTTTTGAGCAAATATTCAGTGAATGTACGGACACGGTCATTGAAGAAGTGGATCGGATCGGTAAACTCATTGACGAGTTCCATCAATTCGCGCGAATGCCGAAACCGCAGCGAAAATGGAGCCAATTGAATGACATTGTGAGAACTGTCCTGACACTCTACACCGGTAGACACATACCTGACCTTGAACAGGAAAATGAAGTCGCACCGATGAGTTCAGAGCAGGTGGATTCGGTACTACAGGATTCTACTGAGAAGTTCTGGCTTGAAAATATCTCGAAAATTAAAGTTAGGACCGAATTAGACCCGCTGCCTCTACTTTTAGTTGATCCGGAACAGATTACACAGGCACTCGGCAACCTCTTGAAAAATGCAATTGAAGCGATGCCTGAAGGTGGATTGCTTCAGGTGAAAACCCATTTCACACCAAATGGCAGTCCGTCAGAGCACGTTGTGACAGAAGAAAATGATAACAATCGTTATACACCAAGTAGGGGTCAACGAGAGAATCTCGCGGCAACTGAAGATGATAGCAACCGTCATGCCCCGAAAGTCATTAATGGCACGGTTTCACTGGAAATCCAAGATACGGGGTCCGGTATGTCCGAGGAGACTAGGGCGAATCTCTTTGTGCCTTATTACACGACAAAATCAGAGGCGAATGGTAGAGGACTCGGTGTGCCAATTGTTAGAAGGATTGTCACAGAGCATGGTGCCGATATAGACTTCCAAAGCACTGAAGGCGAAGGCACGACTGTCCGTATCCATTTTCAAACGCATCAAGGAACTCGCTCCGAGGAGTTTACATCGGCGACTGAAGAATTAATACCACAACTCTAA
- a CDS encoding mannose-6-phosphate isomerase — protein sequence METLCPKELQEIITIEKPWGGFIQYVLNQPVTVKILEIRAGEQVSYQYHHHRSELWIPLDEGACVNLEGTIQRPAPMEPVFIPQGAKHQLIGESKDYRILEIAFGHFDEEDIVRLSDKYGRRT from the coding sequence ATGGAAACTTTATGCCCGAAAGAACTTCAGGAAATTATAACAATTGAAAAACCTTGGGGAGGCTTCATACAATATGTCCTCAATCAACCCGTTACCGTCAAAATTTTAGAAATTCGGGCAGGCGAGCAGGTTAGTTATCAGTATCACCACCACCGAAGTGAGTTGTGGATTCCGCTTGATGAGGGTGCTTGTGTAAACCTTGAGGGCACCATTCAACGTCCCGCCCCTATGGAACCGGTGTTTATTCCACAAGGTGCCAAACATCAGCTCATCGGTGAATCTAAGGACTATCGAATCCTCGAAATAGCGTTTGGGCACTTTGACGAAGAAGATATTGTCCGTCTTTCGGACAAGTATGGCAGACGGACTTAA